Genomic DNA from Bacillota bacterium:
TTCGGAACTGTAGAAGGCGGCCTGTTCGACGGGGTCCCCGGCGTCGCGCAGGTCCGCGAACTTGACCCCCTTGACCACCCGCCCGGCCTTCAGGTCGAGGCAGGGAATGATCCGCTTGTAGAGCATCGGCGAAGCCTCCTCCGGTCGTCGGCTGGTCAGTGACGGGGGTCGTCCGCGGGCCCGTGATCCCCGCCCGCGGCGGCGATGGCCGTCCTCAGGTCGATGCGGCCCTCGAAGAGGGCTCGGCCGATGATCGCCCCGAAGGCCCCGGCTTCGTCCAGCCGTCTGAGGTCCCCGAGTCGCCCGACGCCGCCGGCGGCGATGACCTCCGCGCCCAAGCCGGCCAGGGTCTGAACCCCGGCCAGGTCCGGTCCATCCCCGGTGCCGTCCTGCTCGATTCCGGTGTAGATGAACGTCGTGATGCCGCGGTCGATCAAGCCCGAGGCGGCGTCCTCCAGAGCGACGCCCGTGTCCTCGAGCCAGCCACCGACGGCCACCTTGCCGCCGCGGGTGTCCAGGCTGACGAGGATCCTCCCGGGCCACTTCTCGGCCAGCCGGCCCACCCAGGCCGGGTCCTTCACCGCGGCGCTTCCCAGGATGACCATGGCCGCTCCGGCGGTGAAGGCCGCCACCACGGATTCCTCGTCGCGCAACCCGCCGCCGCATTGGACGGGCACGGGGGCGGCCATCCGGGCCACCGCCTCGAGGACGGCTAGGTTGACCGGCCGGCCGGCCCTGGCCCCGTCGAGGTCGACCAGGTGGACGCGGGAGGCGCCGGCGGCGACGTAGGCCGCCGCCACGCCGGCCGGTGAGGTGCCGTAGAC
This window encodes:
- a CDS encoding 1-(5-phosphoribosyl)-5-[(5-phosphoribosylamino)methylideneamino] imidazole-4-carboxamide isomerase — translated: MLVIPAIDIRGGKVVRLLRGDYEQETVYGTSPAGVAAAYVAAGASRVHLVDLDGARAGRPVNLAVLEAVARMAAPVPVQCGGGLRDEESVVAAFTAGAAMVILGSAAVKDPAWVGRLAEKWPGRILVSLDTRGGKVAVGGWLEDTGVALEDAASGLIDRGITTFIYTGIEQDGTGDGPDLAGVQTLAGLGAEVIAAGGVGRLGDLRRLDEAGAFGAIIGRALFEGRIDLRTAIAAAGGDHGPADDPRH